AGGCACGCAAATCATGAACGATCTCTTGGTGGAATTCAAAGTCAACACCCGTATTCGTCCCTGTTCTGCCCATGCCTTCGAATTGAACGCGGGTGATGAATTGGTTGTGGTTGATCCACAAGGTCAGCAGGTCAGCGATCTGGTTGCGTTTGCCAAGTCGGATGTTCGGGAATACCTCTCTTCAGGGCGCACCTTGGACTATGCGTCCAAGCTGTGGCTAAGCACCGGCGATTTGTTGTACTCAAACCGCAGCGCACCCATGTTCACCATTCTGGAAGACACCTGTGGCCGCCATGATTTCACCTTGGCACCCTGTTCCCGGGAAATGTTCGAAACCATCTATGGCGAGAAAGAAGAACGCCCCGGCTGTGAGGGAAATCTGGAAAAGGTGCTGGAAAAATATGGCATCGATCGCGACTGCATTCCTACCGCATTCAATGTATTCATGAATGTCGGTATAGATCCATCTACCGGCGCGATCGCAGTGCTCCCACCGTTGAGTAAACCCGGGGACTTTATTCGATTCAAGGCGGAGATGGATTTGGTGGTTGGCCTTACTGCTTGTTCGGCGGGGCAGTCCAACAATTTCAGCTACAAGCCGATCGACTTCAGGATAGAGTCGCCGGCCTGAAGGCTGCTGCTTACATTTGCTGGGTTGGGATGTGGCCGCGTTGCTCGGCCATCACATTGTTGTCATCAACGAAAACCAGTTTGGGCTGGAATGTTTTGCATTCCGCATCATCTAGCGTGCCATAGGCCGCAATAATGACCAAGTCGCCTTTTTGCGCACGGCGGGCCGCTGCGCCATTCAGGGAAATCATGCCGCTTCCGCGTTCACCCTTGATGGCGTAAGTTGAAAAACGCTCGCCGTTGTCAATGACATAAATATCAATGCGTTGAAACTCGATAATGCCTGACGCTTCCAGCAAGTTTTCGTCAATCGCGCAGGAACCTTCGTAATGAAGTTCACAGTGGGTTACTTTGGCTCGGTGAATTTTTCCAAGCAACATCTCACGATGCATCAGTTAATCTCCAGATTGTCGATCAAACGGGTTTGTCCCAATTTGGCCGCAGCCAGAATGACCAGCGGTGTTTGATCGGACAGGTTTTGATTGGTGGGGCGTTGCAAGTCGGCTTGTCTGCGAACCTCGAAATAATCAGGGTTCCAGCCTCGGCTGACCAATTTTTTGGCGCAATCTTGTTCCAATTGTACCAACTGGTCCAAATTCGGGCGACCGGTTTTCACCTGATTTGAAAGTTCATTCAAAAGTTGATACAAAAATGGTGCTTCAGCCCGGTGTTCTTCACTTAAATAGCGGTTTCGGGATGACAGGGCCAGTCCATCTTCAGCACGTACCGTGGGTGCCGCAATGATTTCAATGGGCATGGCCAATTGCGCCACCAGCCGACGAATAATCATCAACTGCTGATAATCCTTCTTCCCGAACACCGCTACTTTCGGCTGCACGCAGTTGAACAGCTTGGTGACTACCGTACAAACACCTTCGAAAAAGCCGGGGCGAAATTCCCCTTCCAGTGTTCCGCCCAAATCATCGGGCGGCTTGATCCGGTAGTCCTGAGGCTCTGGGTACAAATCCCGCTCAGTGGGCGCGAACATCACGTACACATGTTCCTTTTCAAGCTTTTCCGCGTCTTCCTGCATGGTGCGCGGGTATTTGTCGAAGTCTTCATTCGGCCCGAATTGCAGGCGGTTGACAAACACGCTGGCCACAACCGGGTCGCCATGTGTGGCGGCAATTCGCATCAGCGACATGTGTCCTTCGTGCAAGTTGCCCATGGTGGGCACAAAGGCCACCCGGTTTTGCCCGCGCAGCTGATCTCGCAATTCGGTGATGGAAGAAATCTGTCTCATCAAATACTCAGAATGTGTGGTCGGCAGTTGGAAAGGTTTTCTCTTTCACAGCTGACACATAGGCCTGCACAGCCGCTTGAATTGAGGGCTGATTATCCATGAAATTGCGGACAAACTTGGGTTTTTTGCCTGGAAACACATTGAGCATGTCGTGCAGCACCAAAACTTGTCCGTCACAATCAACTCCGGCACCGATGCCAATTGTAGGCACGGTCAGGCTTTTGGAAATGTCCCCAGCCAGTTTTCCGGGTATCAGTTCGAACAGCACCAGTTGGGCGCCTGCATCCTGCATGGCTTTGGCATTCAACTTCAGCACCTTGGCCGCTTTGGCGTCTCGCCCTTGCACCCGGTAACCACCGAGCGCGCTGACGGATTGTGGTGTCAAGCCCAGGTGGGCACAAACGGGTATGTCGCGCGTGGTCAGGTACTCCACAGTTGGGGCTAACCAGGCAGTGCCTTCCAGCTTCACCATGTTGGCACCCGCGGCCATCAAACGCGCTGCGTTGCGGTAAGCCTGTTCCATGCTTTCCTGGTAGCTTCCAAAGGGCATGTCAGCCACTACAAAGGCAGTTTGATTGCCCGCAGCAACGCAGCGGGTGTGGTACTCCATCATGTCCATGCTCACTGGCAAGGTGCTTGGCATGCCTGCCAACACCATGCCAAGGGAATCTCCGACCAGAAGAATGTCCACTCCACTGGCATCCAGAACGCTTGCAAAGCAAGCGTCATAGCAGGTCAACATCGCAATCTTGTCCTGATTTTTTTTCATTTCAAGCAGTGCGGGCAAAGTGACTGCCTTGCGGGGGCTGTTACCTGTACCTTGGGGTTGTGCGCTCATCGTGCTTCTCTCAGTGCTGTCTTTGCTCGGGGATCTTATTCAGACCAATTGAAAAATTCTCGCCGGCCTTTCATGCCGTCGATCTGGTTCAGCAACAGGTCAAAGTCCTCTGCGTGATCAATCGGGTTCAAATGTTCTGTATTCACAATCAAAAGCGGCGCGTCGTCATAGTGATAAAAAAAGCGGCTGTAGGCATCGCTCAGCTGTGACAAATACGCTTCGGTGATGTTGGCTTCATAGGGCGTGGCGCGCTTTTGAACCCGTTCGATCAATGCCTGTGGCGATGCCTGCAGGTAAATCACCAGGTCCGGCGTGCTGGTCTGCGGGCTTTGGTGCTGATAAATCTGCTGATACAGCTTCAGCTCTTCCTCATCCAGCGTCAGGCTGGCAAACATGCGGTCTTTTTCAAGCAGAAAATCGCTGATGACCATGTTCTCGAAAAAATCACGTTGAGTCAGGTCACGCAACTGCCCGATTCGTTGAAACAGAAAGAACAGCTGGGTAGGCAAGGCGTAGCGGGCTGGCTCTTGGTAAAACTTCTCAAGAAAGGGATTGTCGTCCGGCTTTTCAAGCAGCACTTCGGCCTGGAATCGCTGGGCAATCAAGCGGGCCAGCGAGGTTTTACCCACGCCAATGGGCCCTTCAATCACGATGTGGCGATATTTCTCTGACAACAACTTGGCTCTCCAGTGAATGGCTGCGTGCGGCCTCAGTGTAGCGCACGGGTAAAATTGGAATTGGAAAAACAGTTCAAATCAGGTTGACTTCCTGATTCAGCGTGGCAGGCAGATGAACACTTGCCAGACCAAGCCCGGGAATTTCAACCGCAGGGTTCAATGCCAGGAGCGGCTCAAGAACAAACCGGCGCAAGTGCATTCGGGGGTGGGGCACCGTCAGTTGCTCAGTGTCTCGGGTTTCATTGCCAACCAGGAGCACGTCAACATCAATCGGGCGGGGCGCATTGCGGGTGGTTCGCACCCGGCCCAGGGTGTTTTCCAAGGCCAGGCAGGCCTGAAGCAATGATTCGGCGTTGCCCAGCCACTGGATTTCCAGGACCGAATTCACGTAGTCTGGTCCTGTGGCGTCCACCGGCGCACTTCGATAGCGCGGCGATTCCCGTGTGCCAGCGGCAAGCGGATGTGCCGCAAAGTGTTGTACCACCTCGTCAAACAAAGCCAGCGGATGACCCAGATTTCCACCCAAGCCCAAATAGCAAAGCGTGCTGTTGCTCACTCGCCAGACGATCCCTGCTCAGTTGACCCGCCACCTTGGCCTGTGGGTCTACTCTTCGGCTTTCTGCGGCGTTTTTTCTTGCGTGCGGCACCTTCCTGGCCCGCGGGTGTGCCCCGCAAGCCATCAAGCATGCTCTGGCGGTTGTTGGCGTCACCGTCACTGAATTCACGCCACCATTCGGCCAGTTCAGTGTCCGCATCTACATCACCCACTTTGGCGCGCAATTCATAAAAATCAAGCGATGCGCGGAATTTCTGCTGTTCAAGCATGCGGAAGGGCGCTTTGCCCGCCCGCTTTTCAAAACGGGGCTGGA
The nucleotide sequence above comes from Limnobacter thiooxidans. Encoded proteins:
- a CDS encoding DUF1989 domain-containing protein gives rise to the protein MNDLLVEFKVNTRIRPCSAHAFELNAGDELVVVDPQGQQVSDLVAFAKSDVREYLSSGRTLDYASKLWLSTGDLLYSNRSAPMFTILEDTCGRHDFTLAPCSREMFETIYGEKEERPGCEGNLEKVLEKYGIDRDCIPTAFNVFMNVGIDPSTGAIAVLPPLSKPGDFIRFKAEMDLVVGLTACSAGQSNNFSYKPIDFRIESPA
- the panD gene encoding aspartate 1-decarboxylase, whose product is MHREMLLGKIHRAKVTHCELHYEGSCAIDENLLEASGIIEFQRIDIYVIDNGERFSTYAIKGERGSGMISLNGAAARRAQKGDLVIIAAYGTLDDAECKTFQPKLVFVDDNNVMAEQRGHIPTQQM
- the panC gene encoding pantoate--beta-alanine ligase, with the protein product MRQISSITELRDQLRGQNRVAFVPTMGNLHEGHMSLMRIAATHGDPVVASVFVNRLQFGPNEDFDKYPRTMQEDAEKLEKEHVYVMFAPTERDLYPEPQDYRIKPPDDLGGTLEGEFRPGFFEGVCTVVTKLFNCVQPKVAVFGKKDYQQLMIIRRLVAQLAMPIEIIAAPTVRAEDGLALSSRNRYLSEEHRAEAPFLYQLLNELSNQVKTGRPNLDQLVQLEQDCAKKLVSRGWNPDYFEVRRQADLQRPTNQNLSDQTPLVILAAAKLGQTRLIDNLEIN
- the panB gene encoding 3-methyl-2-oxobutanoate hydroxymethyltransferase, encoding MSAQPQGTGNSPRKAVTLPALLEMKKNQDKIAMLTCYDACFASVLDASGVDILLVGDSLGMVLAGMPSTLPVSMDMMEYHTRCVAAGNQTAFVVADMPFGSYQESMEQAYRNAARLMAAGANMVKLEGTAWLAPTVEYLTTRDIPVCAHLGLTPQSVSALGGYRVQGRDAKAAKVLKLNAKAMQDAGAQLVLFELIPGKLAGDISKSLTVPTIGIGAGVDCDGQVLVLHDMLNVFPGKKPKFVRNFMDNQPSIQAAVQAYVSAVKEKTFPTADHTF
- a CDS encoding deoxynucleoside kinase, whose translation is MLSEKYRHIVIEGPIGVGKTSLARLIAQRFQAEVLLEKPDDNPFLEKFYQEPARYALPTQLFFLFQRIGQLRDLTQRDFFENMVISDFLLEKDRMFASLTLDEEELKLYQQIYQHQSPQTSTPDLVIYLQASPQALIERVQKRATPYEANITEAYLSQLSDAYSRFFYHYDDAPLLIVNTEHLNPIDHAEDFDLLLNQIDGMKGRREFFNWSE
- the folK gene encoding 2-amino-4-hydroxy-6-hydroxymethyldihydropteridine diphosphokinase, yielding MSNSTLCYLGLGGNLGHPLALFDEVVQHFAAHPLAAGTRESPRYRSAPVDATGPDYVNSVLEIQWLGNAESLLQACLALENTLGRVRTTRNAPRPIDVDVLLVGNETRDTEQLTVPHPRMHLRRFVLEPLLALNPAVEIPGLGLASVHLPATLNQEVNLI